The Trinickia acidisoli genome includes a window with the following:
- a CDS encoding anti-sigma factor family protein, protein MDCNEARPLLDAAVDRELSAAEALRVEQHLATCPACRREAQALQAVSHAVRATDYFRAPDALRARIVAALPAIEPMRERIHEDAAATTTPPLSQPSPDEAPSRERETRARQRRPGVLGWAGIWAGIWAAWRTPRGARAGSDPVRGSGGALGWPSGGVAAAAAATIAVALAASIALVAHRPAGASTAFVDELVASHVRAQLSGHDIDVVSSDQHTVKPWFNGRLDYAPPVEDLAADGFALTGGRLDYVGHHRVGVLVYRYRKHVIDVYVMPEQDVGAPQAPTTLTSDGYALASWRDHGMIWWAVSDAEPAVLAQLHAALTARLNRPTPGAAG, encoded by the coding sequence ATGGACTGCAATGAAGCCCGCCCGCTGCTCGATGCCGCCGTGGACCGCGAGCTGTCGGCCGCCGAGGCGTTGCGCGTCGAGCAGCATTTGGCGACATGCCCCGCTTGCCGGCGCGAAGCGCAGGCGCTGCAGGCCGTCAGCCACGCTGTGCGCGCGACCGATTACTTCCGGGCCCCCGATGCGCTGCGCGCTCGCATCGTCGCCGCCTTGCCGGCCATCGAGCCCATGCGGGAACGGATCCATGAAGACGCGGCGGCGACGACGACACCGCCCCTCTCGCAGCCGAGTCCCGACGAAGCGCCTTCCCGCGAGCGCGAGACGCGTGCCAGACAACGCCGCCCCGGCGTGCTCGGGTGGGCCGGGATTTGGGCCGGGATTTGGGCCGCATGGCGCACGCCGCGCGGCGCACGGGCCGGCTCCGACCCTGTTCGCGGATCCGGCGGCGCGCTCGGCTGGCCATCGGGCGGCGTAGCGGCAGCCGCTGCCGCTACTATCGCAGTCGCGCTTGCCGCGAGCATCGCGCTCGTCGCGCACCGTCCCGCCGGCGCGAGCACCGCCTTCGTCGACGAACTCGTGGCGAGCCACGTCCGCGCGCAACTGTCGGGACACGACATCGACGTCGTCTCGTCCGATCAGCACACGGTCAAACCTTGGTTCAACGGCCGCCTCGACTATGCGCCGCCCGTCGAGGATCTCGCCGCCGACGGTTTCGCGCTCACGGGCGGCCGCCTCGATTACGTCGGCCACCATCGCGTCGGCGTGCTCGTCTATCGCTACCGCAAGCACGTCATCGACGTCTACGTGATGCCCGAGCAAGACGTCGGCGCACCCCAAGCGCCGACGACGCTGACGAGCGACGGCTACGCGCTCGCCAGTTGGCGCGACCACGGCATGATCTGGTGGGCGGTCAGCGATGCCGAGCCGGCCGTACTGGCGCAATTGCACGCGGCGCTCACGGCACGCTTGAATCGGCCGACACCCGGTGCGGCGGGATAG
- a CDS encoding RNA polymerase sigma factor encodes MAETDKQASAAHGERNRTAHGEHDEHNEAERSRRFQQLALPHLDAAYNLARWLSGNAADADDIVQEAFVRAFRFFATFRGENARPWLLAIVRRTWYTEWQRRTHSREVAPLDDEFDETSLFDQTASAYADPQTLLLQGEHARLVHEALARLPVEFREVLILRELEDMSYRDIAVVADLPIGTVMSRLARGRRKLAALLAPLRDESPSIDTGIDTIAKESPDGLQ; translated from the coding sequence GTGGCCGAGACCGACAAACAAGCGAGTGCCGCGCACGGCGAGCGCAATCGCACCGCGCACGGCGAGCACGACGAGCACAACGAGGCCGAGCGCAGCCGCCGCTTTCAGCAACTGGCGCTGCCGCATCTCGATGCGGCGTACAACCTCGCGCGCTGGCTCAGCGGCAACGCCGCCGACGCCGACGACATCGTGCAGGAAGCGTTCGTGCGCGCCTTCCGCTTCTTCGCTACGTTCCGCGGCGAGAATGCGCGGCCCTGGCTGCTCGCGATCGTGCGCCGCACGTGGTACACGGAATGGCAGCGGCGCACGCACTCGCGCGAAGTCGCCCCGCTCGATGACGAGTTCGACGAGACGAGCCTGTTCGATCAGACCGCTTCGGCCTACGCCGATCCGCAAACGCTGCTGCTGCAAGGCGAACACGCGCGGCTCGTGCACGAGGCGCTCGCTCGCCTGCCCGTCGAATTTCGCGAGGTGCTGATCCTGCGCGAACTCGAGGACATGAGCTATCGCGACATCGCGGTCGTCGCGGATCTGCCGATCGGCACGGTGATGTCGCGCCTTGCGCGCGGTCGACGCAAGCTCGCCGCGCTGCTCGCGCCTTTGCGCGACGAAAGCCCGAGTATCGACACGGGCATCGACACGATCGCCAAGGAGAGCCCTGATGGACTGCAATGA
- a CDS encoding cupredoxin domain-containing protein, with translation MKAFAPARRSLFLALAATPVALLAAASLDHAAFAASNGGDTAIAGTSNATYRIEIQGFAFSPKELTVPAGARIVWINRDDEPHAIVSAAGAFKPSQALDTGDSFSTVLDKPGSYAYFCGIHPMMVGKIVVR, from the coding sequence ATGAAAGCGTTCGCTCCCGCTCGCCGCTCGCTCTTTCTTGCGCTCGCCGCCACGCCCGTTGCCTTGCTCGCGGCGGCTAGCCTGGATCACGCTGCCTTCGCCGCGTCGAATGGCGGCGATACGGCCATCGCCGGCACAAGCAACGCCACCTACCGCATCGAGATCCAAGGCTTCGCGTTTTCGCCGAAAGAACTCACGGTGCCGGCCGGCGCCCGCATCGTCTGGATCAATCGCGACGACGAACCGCACGCGATCGTCAGCGCGGCCGGTGCATTCAAGCCGTCACAAGCGCTCGATACGGGCGACTCGTTCTCTACCGTGCTCGACAAACCGGGCAGCTACGCCTACTTTTGCGGCATCCATCCGATGATGGTCGGCAAGATCGTCGTGCGCTGA
- a CDS encoding metallophosphoesterase family protein — protein sequence MNMDHDDDRSGRAPIDRRRFLECMAWAGAGTLWTMHAGVLQARTLGSPGDADAAATADALKDASFSFVQISDSHIGFTKAPNPDVAGTLKAALARIDAQPEQPDFIVHTGDLTHLSRPDEFDTVDQLMRGSRTQRAFFVPGEHDVIGDNGREFFRRFGEKQTEGGWYSFDHRGVHFVALINVLNLKGGGLGWLGPDQIAWLKQDLASRSSETPIVVFAHMPMWSLYPAWGWGTDDAGEALAMLRRFGSVTVLNGHIHQIQQKVEGHVTFYTARSTAYPQPAPGVGPGPGPLKDVPPGQLAAYLGVREVRHVQAGSTLALTDEALS from the coding sequence ATGAACATGGATCACGATGACGACCGCAGCGGCCGCGCGCCGATAGACCGCCGCCGCTTTCTCGAATGTATGGCGTGGGCCGGTGCCGGCACGCTCTGGACGATGCACGCCGGCGTGTTGCAAGCCCGCACGCTCGGCAGCCCGGGCGATGCCGACGCAGCCGCAACAGCCGACGCGCTAAAGGATGCTTCCTTCAGCTTCGTGCAGATCAGCGATTCGCATATCGGCTTCACGAAAGCGCCGAACCCCGACGTCGCGGGCACGCTCAAGGCCGCGCTCGCGCGCATCGATGCGCAACCCGAACAGCCCGACTTCATCGTCCATACGGGTGACCTGACACATCTGTCGCGCCCCGACGAGTTCGATACCGTCGATCAGTTGATGCGCGGCTCGCGCACGCAGCGCGCGTTCTTCGTGCCCGGCGAGCACGATGTCATCGGCGACAACGGGCGCGAGTTCTTCCGTCGCTTCGGCGAAAAGCAGACCGAGGGCGGCTGGTACAGCTTCGATCATCGCGGCGTGCATTTCGTCGCGCTCATCAACGTGCTGAATCTGAAAGGGGGCGGCCTCGGCTGGCTCGGCCCCGATCAGATCGCCTGGCTCAAGCAGGATTTGGCATCGCGCTCGTCGGAGACGCCGATCGTCGTATTCGCGCACATGCCGATGTGGTCGCTGTACCCGGCCTGGGGCTGGGGCACCGACGACGCGGGCGAAGCGCTCGCGATGCTGCGCCGCTTCGGCTCGGTCACCGTGCTCAACGGCCACATCCATCAAATTCAGCAGAAGGTCGAAGGCCATGTCACGTTCTATACGGCGCGCTCGACCGCCTATCCGCAGCCCGCGCCGGGTGTGGGGCCTGGGCCCGGGCCGCTCAAGGACGTGCCGCCCGGCCAACTCGCGGCCTATCTCGGCGTGCGCGAAGTGCGCCACGTGCAAGCGGGCAGCACGCTCGCGCTGACCGACGAGGCCTTGTCATGA
- a CDS encoding DUF2239 family protein — protein sequence MSHLLEPCLFTSFDGHRHLASGTLTTVALATKRASIEGSAGPLLIFDNRTGRSIDVDTRGTDEQVRARLSEEPGACSPIVPPQSDEAPASAGEDAATRGRGRGRPKLGVIAREVTLLPRHWAWLGAQPGGASVALRKLVDEARHKHAQRDARRAAHERAYHFMSAMAGDLAGFEEATRALFADEASRVNTLTADWPVDLRRHIEWLAFGDATRLTPAAEPLP from the coding sequence GTGTCCCATCTGCTCGAGCCCTGCCTATTTACGAGTTTCGACGGCCATCGCCATCTCGCGTCGGGAACGCTGACGACGGTCGCGCTCGCCACCAAGCGGGCGAGTATCGAAGGCTCGGCGGGCCCCCTTCTCATTTTCGATAACCGGACGGGCCGCTCGATCGACGTCGACACGAGGGGCACCGACGAGCAAGTGCGGGCGCGGCTGAGCGAGGAGCCGGGGGCATGTTCGCCGATCGTGCCGCCACAGTCGGATGAAGCGCCGGCGAGTGCCGGCGAAGACGCCGCGACGCGAGGCCGGGGCCGGGGCCGACCCAAGCTCGGGGTGATCGCGCGCGAGGTCACGCTGTTGCCGCGGCATTGGGCGTGGCTCGGCGCGCAGCCTGGCGGAGCGTCGGTGGCGCTGCGCAAGCTCGTGGATGAAGCGCGTCATAAGCATGCACAGCGAGATGCGCGGCGCGCGGCGCACGAGCGGGCCTACCACTTCATGTCCGCGATGGCCGGCGATTTGGCCGGCTTCGAAGAAGCAACGCGCGCGCTGTTCGCCGACGAAGCCTCCCGCGTAAACACGCTCACCGCCGATTGGCCCGTCGACCTGCGCCGCCATATCGAGTGGCTTGCGTTCGGCGACGCGACGCGGCTCACACCCGCGGCCGAACCGCTGCCTTGA
- a CDS encoding LLM class flavin-dependent oxidoreductase, with amino-acid sequence MIPFSVLDLAPVPLGKTPADAFRHSLELAQHAERWGYRRFWLAEHHNMPGIASAATAVVIGHIAGGTQTIRVGSGGVMLPNHAPLVIAEQFGTLASLYPDRIDLGLGRAPGTDQTTARALRRDLHDSAERFPDDVLELQRYFADPVAGQRVRAVPGAGLNVPIWLLGSSLFSAQLAAGLGLPFAFASHFAPDHLLTALHVYRSQFRPSAALARPYAMVGVNLFAAETDAEGERLFTSLQQQFIALRRGTPGQLPPPVDELDASEMELANVRRGLACSAVGSAETVRAGLESIIAQTQADELILTAQIYDHAARLRSFEIGAQVRDAMTA; translated from the coding sequence ATGATCCCGTTCTCGGTCCTCGATCTCGCACCCGTCCCGCTCGGCAAAACGCCGGCCGATGCCTTCCGCCACTCGCTCGAGCTTGCCCAGCACGCCGAGCGCTGGGGCTACCGGCGTTTTTGGCTTGCCGAACACCACAACATGCCCGGCATCGCGAGCGCGGCGACGGCTGTCGTGATCGGCCATATCGCCGGGGGAACGCAGACGATCCGCGTCGGCTCGGGCGGCGTGATGCTACCGAACCACGCGCCGCTCGTGATCGCCGAGCAATTCGGCACGCTCGCCTCGCTGTATCCGGATCGGATCGATCTCGGCCTCGGCCGCGCCCCCGGCACTGACCAAACGACCGCCCGTGCGCTGCGGCGCGATCTGCACGACAGTGCGGAGCGGTTTCCCGACGACGTGCTCGAACTGCAACGCTATTTCGCCGACCCCGTTGCCGGCCAGCGCGTGCGCGCCGTGCCCGGCGCCGGCTTGAACGTGCCCATCTGGCTACTGGGCTCGTCGCTGTTCTCTGCCCAACTGGCGGCGGGGCTCGGCCTGCCCTTCGCGTTCGCGTCGCACTTTGCCCCCGATCATCTGCTGACGGCACTCCATGTCTATCGGTCGCAATTTCGTCCGTCGGCAGCGCTTGCCAGGCCCTATGCGATGGTCGGCGTGAATCTGTTCGCCGCCGAAACGGATGCCGAGGGCGAGCGTCTTTTCACGTCGCTGCAGCAGCAGTTCATCGCGCTGCGGCGCGGCACGCCAGGGCAGTTGCCGCCGCCGGTGGACGAACTCGACGCGTCGGAGATGGAATTGGCCAACGTCCGGCGTGGGCTCGCCTGCTCGGCCGTCGGCAGCGCCGAGACCGTTCGCGCGGGGCTCGAATCGATCATCGCCCAAACACAGGCCGACGAGTTGATCCTCACCGCGCAGATCTACGATCATGCCGCACGGCTCCGATCGTTCGAAATCGGCGCGCAGGTGCGCGATGCGATGACGGCCTAA
- a CDS encoding MarR family winged helix-turn-helix transcriptional regulator — protein sequence MFDQCLYFNTSALARRLEREWAEAFEPFGVTPPQGFMLRAILDRPGMLAHEVSDMLSIARPTATRALDGLEARGYIERRRVEGDGREVAIYPTAQALAIKQRLNDASGEVTARLKAQMGGAAFAETVHKIRAVRSALK from the coding sequence ATGTTCGATCAATGCCTTTACTTCAACACGTCGGCGTTGGCCCGGCGTCTCGAGCGCGAATGGGCCGAAGCCTTCGAGCCGTTCGGCGTGACGCCGCCGCAGGGTTTCATGTTGCGGGCGATTCTCGACCGCCCGGGCATGTTGGCGCACGAAGTTTCCGACATGCTGTCGATCGCGCGTCCCACCGCGACGAGGGCGCTGGACGGTCTCGAGGCGCGCGGCTACATCGAACGTCGCCGCGTGGAAGGGGACGGGCGCGAAGTGGCGATTTACCCCACAGCGCAGGCGCTTGCGATCAAGCAGCGGTTGAACGATGCCAGCGGTGAAGTGACGGCGAGGTTGAAGGCGCAGATGGGTGGTGCGGCATTTGCTGAGACGGTGCACAAGATCCGTGCGGTGCGTTCGGCCTTGAAGTGA
- a CDS encoding sigma-70 family RNA polymerase sigma factor has protein sequence MSFEADVIAWLPQLRRYARALTGDAAWADDLVQDTAERALARWTAFRPQSNLRAWLLTILRHLYIDQLRGRREIAIDEESAPWRNLEAPPGEVDGLVLRDVQRALYALPLKQREVLLLVCVEELSYQEASAVLGVPIGTVMSRLSRAREHMREMLTEGPAHERAPLSVARNP, from the coding sequence GTGAGTTTCGAAGCCGATGTGATTGCGTGGCTACCGCAGTTGCGCCGCTATGCGCGCGCACTAACGGGCGACGCAGCGTGGGCCGACGATCTGGTACAGGATACGGCGGAGCGTGCGCTTGCGCGCTGGACGGCGTTTCGTCCGCAAAGCAACCTGCGCGCGTGGTTGCTGACGATCCTGAGACACCTCTACATCGACCAATTGCGCGGGCGCCGCGAAATCGCCATCGACGAGGAGAGCGCACCGTGGCGCAATCTCGAGGCGCCGCCAGGCGAGGTGGACGGACTGGTCTTGCGCGACGTGCAGCGCGCCTTATATGCCCTGCCGCTCAAGCAGCGCGAAGTCCTGTTGCTGGTGTGCGTCGAAGAGTTGAGCTACCAGGAGGCATCGGCGGTGCTCGGCGTGCCGATCGGTACGGTGATGTCGCGGCTCTCTCGTGCGCGTGAACATATGCGCGAGATGCTCACGGAGGGGCCGGCGCACGAGCGCGCGCCCCTGTCAGTAGCGAGAAATCCATGA
- a CDS encoding anti-sigma factor family protein has product MNHDDLGSSSERLPDLLALSAFVDDELPDSACAPVQAHLARDSEAARRVAAWRAQKSALKVLCSGPAREGPAVVVVHAPRPAWQRFARSVAWLVTGAGIALTIGSFIGPVTRGWNHNEPVSFARRADIAYAVYAPERRHPVEVAANEEAHLVAWLSTRLNRRLSVPSLQEYGYSLVGGRLLPGEAGPAAQFMYENRSGERLTLYVTGVARDETAFRLFRDGNRRTFYWVNDHMGYALSGPISEDKLRAIAIEVCGALGGRPESWE; this is encoded by the coding sequence ATGAACCACGACGATCTCGGCTCTTCGAGCGAACGCCTGCCCGATCTGCTCGCGCTTTCGGCATTCGTCGACGACGAACTGCCCGATTCGGCTTGCGCGCCGGTGCAGGCGCATCTGGCGCGAGACAGCGAAGCGGCCCGGCGGGTCGCGGCGTGGCGCGCTCAGAAGTCCGCGCTCAAAGTCTTGTGCAGTGGGCCCGCCCGCGAGGGGCCCGCGGTCGTCGTGGTGCACGCGCCGCGGCCCGCGTGGCAGCGCTTTGCACGATCCGTGGCCTGGTTGGTGACGGGTGCCGGCATTGCACTGACGATCGGATCGTTCATCGGACCGGTTACACGAGGCTGGAACCACAACGAGCCTGTGAGCTTCGCCAGGCGCGCCGACATCGCTTACGCGGTGTATGCGCCCGAGCGGCGTCATCCCGTGGAAGTGGCGGCGAACGAGGAAGCGCATCTGGTTGCGTGGCTGTCCACGCGGCTCAACCGGCGATTGTCGGTGCCGTCACTGCAGGAATACGGCTATTCGCTGGTCGGAGGGCGCCTGCTGCCGGGCGAAGCGGGGCCGGCTGCGCAATTCATGTACGAGAACCGGAGCGGAGAGCGCCTCACGCTTTACGTCACCGGCGTGGCCCGCGATGAGACAGCGTTTCGGCTCTTTCGCGACGGCAACCGAAGAACCTTCTACTGGGTCAACGACCACATGGGCTATGCGCTCTCGGGGCCCATCTCGGAAGACAAGCTTCGCGCCATCGCAATCGAGGTCTGCGGTGCGCTAGGCGGCCGACCCGAGAGCTGGGAATGA
- the groES gene encoding co-chaperone GroES has protein sequence MNLRPLHDRVIVKRLDQETKTASGIVIPEAAAEKPDQGEVLAIGPGKRNDKGDQIALDVKVGDRILFGKYAGQTVKVDGQELLVMREEDIMAVVQK, from the coding sequence ATGAACCTTCGTCCCTTGCACGATCGCGTCATCGTGAAGCGTTTGGATCAGGAAACCAAGACCGCCTCGGGCATCGTGATCCCTGAAGCCGCGGCCGAAAAGCCGGATCAAGGCGAAGTGCTCGCGATCGGGCCGGGCAAGCGCAACGATAAGGGTGACCAAATCGCGCTCGACGTCAAAGTCGGCGATCGCATCCTGTTCGGCAAGTACGCAGGCCAAACCGTCAAGGTCGACGGCCAGGAACTGCTGGTGATGCGCGAAGAAGACATCATGGCGGTCGTTCAGAAGTAA
- the groL gene encoding chaperonin GroEL (60 kDa chaperone family; promotes refolding of misfolded polypeptides especially under stressful conditions; forms two stacked rings of heptamers to form a barrel-shaped 14mer; ends can be capped by GroES; misfolded proteins enter the barrel where they are refolded when GroES binds), producing the protein MAAKDVVFGDSARAKMVEGVNILANAVKVTLGPKGRNVVLERSFGGPTVTKDGVSVAKEIELEDKLQNMGAQMVKEVASKTSDNAGDGTTTATVLAQSIVREGMKYVASGMNPMDLKRGIDKAVHAAVEELRKVSKPCTTSKEIAQVGAISANSDTSIGDRIAEAMDKVGKEGVITVEDGKSLADELEVVEGMQFDRGYLSPYFINNPDKQVAVLESPFVLLHDKKVSNIRDLLPVLEQVAKAGRPLLIIAEDVEGEALATLVVNNIRGILKTVAVKAPGFGDRRKAMLEDIAILTGGQVIAEETGLTLEKASLQELGQAKRIEVGKENTTIIDGAGEAVNIEARVKQIRTQIEEATSDYDREKLQERVAKLAGGVAVIKVGAATEVEMKEKKARVEDALHATRAAVEEGIVPGGGVALIRARTAIDGLKGANADQDAGIKIVLRAMEEPLRQIVINGGLEAGVVVAAVAQGKGNYGFNAATEEYGDLVEAGVVDPTKVTRTALQNAASVAGLLLTTDAAVAELPKKDAPMPGGMPGGMGGMGMDM; encoded by the coding sequence ATGGCAGCTAAAGACGTCGTATTCGGCGACAGCGCTCGCGCCAAGATGGTTGAAGGCGTGAACATCCTTGCGAACGCGGTGAAGGTCACGCTGGGCCCGAAGGGTCGCAACGTCGTCCTCGAACGCAGCTTCGGCGGCCCGACGGTCACGAAGGATGGCGTGTCGGTCGCCAAGGAAATCGAGCTCGAAGACAAGCTCCAGAACATGGGCGCGCAGATGGTCAAGGAAGTTGCGTCCAAGACGAGCGACAACGCCGGCGACGGCACGACGACGGCCACGGTGCTGGCTCAGTCGATCGTGCGTGAAGGCATGAAGTACGTCGCATCGGGCATGAACCCGATGGATCTGAAGCGCGGCATCGACAAGGCCGTGCACGCCGCCGTGGAAGAACTGCGCAAGGTCAGCAAGCCCTGCACGACGAGCAAGGAAATCGCTCAAGTGGGCGCGATCTCGGCGAACAGCGATACGTCGATCGGCGATCGCATCGCGGAAGCGATGGACAAGGTCGGCAAGGAAGGCGTGATCACCGTCGAAGACGGCAAGTCGCTCGCCGACGAGCTCGAAGTCGTCGAAGGGATGCAATTCGACCGCGGCTATCTGTCGCCGTATTTCATCAACAATCCGGACAAGCAAGTCGCCGTCCTCGAGAGCCCGTTCGTGCTGCTGCACGACAAGAAGGTTTCGAACATTCGCGATCTGCTGCCGGTGCTCGAGCAAGTGGCCAAGGCTGGCCGTCCGCTCCTGATCATCGCTGAAGACGTCGAAGGCGAAGCGCTTGCTACGCTCGTCGTCAACAACATCCGCGGCATCCTGAAGACCGTTGCGGTCAAGGCGCCGGGCTTCGGCGATCGTCGCAAGGCGATGCTCGAAGACATCGCGATCCTCACGGGCGGCCAAGTGATCGCCGAGGAAACGGGCCTCACGCTCGAAAAGGCGTCGCTGCAAGAGCTGGGTCAAGCCAAGCGCATCGAAGTGGGCAAGGAAAACACGACGATCATCGACGGCGCCGGCGAAGCGGTGAACATCGAAGCGCGCGTGAAGCAAATCCGTACGCAAATCGAAGAAGCGACGTCCGACTACGACCGCGAAAAGCTGCAAGAGCGTGTCGCGAAGCTGGCGGGCGGCGTGGCCGTCATCAAGGTCGGTGCGGCGACGGAAGTCGAAATGAAGGAAAAGAAGGCGCGTGTCGAAGACGCGCTGCACGCTACGCGCGCTGCCGTTGAAGAAGGCATCGTTCCTGGCGGCGGCGTGGCGCTGATCCGCGCTCGCACGGCGATCGACGGCCTGAAGGGCGCGAACGCCGACCAAGACGCCGGCATCAAGATCGTGCTGCGCGCGATGGAAGAGCCGCTGCGTCAAATCGTGATCAACGGCGGTCTGGAAGCGGGTGTCGTCGTGGCAGCCGTTGCGCAAGGCAAGGGCAACTACGGCTTCAACGCTGCGACGGAAGAGTACGGCGACCTCGTGGAAGCCGGTGTCGTCGATCCGACGAAGGTGACGCGTACGGCGCTGCAAAACGCCGCTTCGGTGGCAGGCCTGCTGCTGACGACGGACGCAGCCGTTGCCGAACTGCCGAAGAAGGATGCCCCGATGCCTGGTGGTATGCCCGGCGGCATGGGCGGCATGGGCATGGACATGTAA
- a CDS encoding hydroxymethylpyrimidine/phosphomethylpyrimidine kinase has product MQSAAPPIVLTFGLSDPTGGYGLQADLLTLASMGCHGVTVLTGYTVRDSATCDEVTGLDPDVVATQARMLLEDMPIAAFKVGAATRAEVVSAIAEVVSDYDDIPLILAPDFTVDDEHVLAADELRESYADLLAPQTTVLIADQSTLIALAQPDGDAEAPSLDGAIAHLLSQGAEYVLSTQTGTHRFVNTLFSEEGQLRQDMWDRPQHRLMGITDTLGAAVAALLANGQEPADAVREAQEYLYQAVRQAFRPGMGAYLPDRFFWARDDDDAPSPPLISGDPSKHKSSRP; this is encoded by the coding sequence ATGCAAAGCGCCGCCCCTCCGATCGTTCTGACCTTCGGCTTATCCGACCCCACCGGCGGCTACGGCCTGCAGGCCGACCTGCTCACGCTCGCCAGCATGGGTTGCCACGGCGTAACGGTCCTCACGGGCTATACGGTACGCGATTCGGCCACCTGCGACGAAGTGACAGGGCTCGACCCCGACGTCGTCGCCACGCAAGCGCGCATGCTGCTCGAGGACATGCCCATCGCCGCATTCAAAGTGGGCGCCGCGACGCGCGCGGAAGTGGTCAGCGCGATCGCCGAGGTCGTATCCGACTATGACGATATCCCGTTGATCCTCGCGCCCGACTTCACGGTCGACGACGAGCACGTGTTGGCGGCTGACGAGTTGCGCGAATCGTACGCCGATCTGCTCGCCCCGCAAACGACGGTCCTCATCGCCGATCAATCGACGCTCATTGCGCTCGCGCAGCCGGACGGCGATGCCGAAGCACCGAGCTTGGACGGCGCGATCGCGCATTTGCTGTCGCAAGGCGCCGAGTACGTGTTGTCGACGCAAACGGGCACGCATCGGTTCGTCAATACGCTGTTCAGCGAAGAGGGCCAACTGCGGCAGGACATGTGGGACCGGCCGCAACATCGGCTCATGGGAATCACGGACACGCTCGGCGCGGCCGTGGCCGCGCTGCTCGCGAACGGGCAGGAACCTGCCGATGCGGTGCGAGAAGCGCAGGAATATTTGTATCAGGCGGTGCGCCAGGCATTTCGTCCGGGCATGGGCGCGTATTTGCCGGATCGTTTTTTCTGGGCGCGCGACGACGACGATGCGCCCTCGCCGCCGCTAATCAGCGGAGATCCATCGAAACATAAGTCGTCTCGCCCCTAG
- a CDS encoding rubredoxin — MEYKQWMCLICGWIYDEEAGLPEEAIAPGTRWEDVPINWTCPECGARKEDFEMVQI; from the coding sequence ATGGAATATAAACAGTGGATGTGCCTGATTTGCGGCTGGATCTACGACGAAGAGGCCGGTCTGCCTGAAGAAGCCATCGCCCCGGGTACTCGCTGGGAAGACGTTCCGATCAACTGGACGTGCCCCGAATGCGGCGCGCGCAAGGAAGATTTCGAGATGGTTCAGATCTGA